The Theobroma cacao cultivar B97-61/B2 chromosome 2, Criollo_cocoa_genome_V2, whole genome shotgun sequence genome includes the window GTTTCAGGGAAGGAATCAATGGGACCCCCCTGACCTTGCATCAGGGACAATATCTTCCCCCTAGAAATATGTCTGAGATGCTAAATATtccaaaaatccaaaaaaagaTGCCCGTTCCAGCTGCGCAATTCTCGGGTCAAAATGTGAAAGGGATACACAAACTCAGACTGTTAGTTGAAATCTGAAAAGATAGGGACAACATGCGAGAGTCATTTACTTCAGTTATGAAAAGGAGGGAAAAGAAGAGGGAGAGGGGTCAAgcaataaaggaagaaaattatGTAAAGTATTAACAAGCACACACACACAGTATTGCAATCCCAACTTACAAAATAAGTTCTGAAACTCCTGAGTTCTTTAGCTTTCCCAGGTCATATAGGCTTGACTGGTTGCATTTGGTGTATCATGTATGTTAGCAAATGAAAGCCTCAACCAGTAATCTCTTGAACCCAAAAGAAATAACTACCTCAGTGACAACagatataaattttttacagGAGGTGCAGGCAAGAATAACTTTATGTTACATGGCAAGCAACAAGAAATCCTAATAGGtcaattagataaaaaaacgAAGTTAAAACTGAACATTGGtctatcaaaacaaaaacagagtaccAACAGCTCTAGTATCTACCATGCCAGCTCAATTAGAGATTTAGATATAAACTTATATCAATTGACTGGTTTATGGTTATAAGGAAAGCAGTTGATTGACTATTTATTTACCCCGAGAGACCTTTTGCATGGCATCCATAAGGCAGTATTTCTCTGGTGCAGCCGTTATGGACATTTCGAGCAAAAATATTAGATGATCCGCAACATAAAGTCCTGTAAGTAGAAAGCAGcaaataagaagaaaattaaCAGAACACATCAAGCCACAGAGAATGTTTACAAGAGGTTGCTTCTGAATCTTTCCTAAGCATCACATAATGAAGCACTGGTCAAGGATTAACTTTTCTTCCAATAAATCATGCAGTCTAAAGTAAAATGCCCATGATGAACAACTTTCTATGTTTTTCCAGTCAAATCTCCCCCTCCCTCGGACATTATAATTTTTGGCTTATCAGTATATTGAGATGACTCAATCCAGTTGAACaagatattttattgtttttactttttagaTCCCAGAGTCTTGAGATTTACAATACTTTTGGCTGTTACTTTGTTCTTTTATTGGCATCGTCCCTCTCATGCAACATTAATTACAGCAAGGATACTAACTGAAACTCACAGTTTCTGACTGTATGGAACATTCTCTATAACTCAAGCCATCTCCAAGTCACTGTTCAGAATTGCGTACATGCAAATGCACCTGGGCATGTGCAAAATCATGTTACCAGAACTAACCAtctcaaattttttgtaaattttttttaacactaATTAACCTAGCCTTTTCATTAACTCATCCACTTGACATTCATATTCAAGATGACACTTAAGATTCataattatgaataaaatgtaatttatgCCAACTTTAAGGAAGCTAAGCAATGCAATCTTTCTTCCCATATCTTTTCTACCTTCCATGTTGACATATAAAGACACACAATTTACAATCACTCAATGCATGTGCAAAATCACAAAGTTTATAACTAGTTAGTAGTTACCATTCACATTAAGTTCAGAATTAAGCAGTAAAATGCTACGCCCCATTACAAATGAAAACACCATTGCTAGAATCCTACAACTCAACTATAACTTTGTCAATATTTTCATGCATTGTCATCCAATAACCAGCTACAAACAAAAactagaataaagaaagaattgaAGAACACTGAAGAAATAACATCAGATAGAAGCACAatgatattaaattattacCACATACAATCTGGTCATTAGCACTTAGCTTCGGCTCACAGACAGGAAGGAGTTCAATATCTTTTGGTGAAGAACATTCAGGCTTTTGCACCAAATGCTTTGAGGCAATGCAGCAGATCAAAAGGAAACTAAAATGCTGAGGCAGCAGGAATTATAGAACAAAATGTCGCTTCTTCAGCCTCAAAGtacaaaatcaacaaaatgcAAGTTGAAGAGGCAGGATCTCAGCCATCTAAGAATGCAAAATAAAACATCTGCATCAAGAAAAAACACAAACTTTATCACATTGACAAACCCATTAAACTAAATGGAAACAACCCAAAATAATGGtcttttaaaaatcatgtacGCTGCTTCTTGTACTAGTACAGGTTTGGgtttttgaaacaagaaaacctaatCCCCACTCTTcctttatttagtttaaaaaaattaccaaattggACATCAGatgattaaattgaagaatgCCCAtatccaaatattcggccagaattttattttatttcatttcaaaaaaaaaaaagaaaaagaataaaatcgCAAATGCTTGTAGATAAATacccaattaaaattaaatactgTAGCAAAGAACCCAACCTGAGTCGACCTCGATCCCTCGTATTCTTTCAAAACAAtcgcatgaaaattgaagtaaATAATCAGAAAATTAGCAAAACTTAAGAAATCCCAATAAAGGGTAAAAACTAAACATCTTGAAAAAGCAGATTATTTTAGATCATTAAagctaatatattttattaaaagacAATCGCATGGATTAAGAAAAATACCTGAACAAAAAACCTGAGACGATGAAATGAAAACCGATCAAAAAAATTGGGTCTTTGAGATTAAAAGGTATTAAGAGACACTGTTGTCAAGAGGGGAATCGAAGGCGTTTCTTAgggttctttttctttttttttttttttttttcagaattttgtacttttctcttgttctctTTCTCCTCTTTGTGTTTCAGTTACTTTTCATTTCTGATGATAGAAAagagaacaaagaaaaaaaaaattatcagaATAGGACAAGACCAAACCACTGAACAATGGACGAGAGACAGACAGGGAAACAGAGCCAGTGTATTTTGTTTCTAACCTTGTTTTtgccttttcattttttctttattaagtttgtaataaaatttttttaaaaaaaataggtataaattataaataataaaaaaaatggggtCTCGTCTAATTTTAAGATTTAGGGTGAGGTCAGTAGGAGTGGTGGTGGTGGAAGGTGTCTTGAGTCATAAGTGCTTGGAGGCATTTTATTGTACACGTAGCTTTCATGCATTACCATGGGCCccatttctcttttgttttcattttctgtctgataaaaatatacatataacCCTCTCCCATTGATGGTTCGGGGAGGCAGGAGGAAGGGATGGGTAAAAGTTTTGCAAGcaagaaattttacttttcattttttttttttttttagtttttttttttgtgatggGTGTTATTAACTGAGTCAAGAATGAATTTGGGCCAACCAATCCTTGGTCTGGGTGGGGAGGCAAACAAGGctttaatgaaaaaaaggcACAGAGTGGTTTTGGGTTGTGCCAACACCCAACATCATTTCAACACATTAGGCCATAGTTGTTGGTGCTTAAAGAAGATGCATCATACCGCAGATGTTTGGTTTCATTTGATTTGGCTTGGTTTGAAAGATATAGAAGAATTATTggcattttaaagaaatatatattcctaatttaatatttttatatattatttgtttcaaaaaatcGTAATGTACTTTACCAAAAATGGGTACCGAACATTTCCATTTGTTGCAAAATGGTTCAATTAAGATATAATACACGAAAAAAGTTCTTGAactatgtaaaaaaatttaaataagttcttatttttttattctattcaattaagtttttatatttttattttgaatcaaataagtttttatgattaatggttgactaattatcattagttAATCAATTGTTATTTTCATATTCACGTGACATTGACATGAAATGTGAAAAtatcatatgatcatattatcatatcaTATCAACATGTCATgttatcatcaattataacatgtcaatatatttatattaatgttACATAGTATAGAATGATAAATAGTAAGTTGATTAAGTCAACTATTAGTAAGAGGttatttggttcaaaataaaagtataaggacttatttgatttaaaataaaaatataaagttttaattaaatataattattattttaaaaaaaaattaaataatttataaaaaaaattagatattatgTTTAATATCAACTTCTAAGTCTTGGCGGTCAAATAACTCCAAATTTTGATGCTTATAAATTTGTCTCCGCCTTCCATTCTTAATACTATTTCTCAAATCAAGTGCAACCTTACACactttaaaaattacttattaccatatttcaaaaattacatgtGTTGTCAAGGTTTTTAAAAGAATCgtattcttaaattattttgatactaCTACTTAGGGATGTGTATTAGTCGATTCAAACTgtaataattaattgaattcGATTAATTTGGaccaattttttcaattttggtaTCAATCGGTTAAGAGGAATAGTCTACTCAATTATTTTAGTTGATTttcagtaaaaaaaaaattataattgaatcgATTGAGAAATTGaccattaattatatatttttaaatatattttacttgtagtttaatatatataaagaataCCTCAAAGATATATTGtatgtataaatattattaacaTGTTAAAAATATTCCTAAAATAGACTCCACATTTAAATAGAATACCCAACTAAAATAGATCGAAATAGGTTAGTTtcgtttattttttaaattttattataattcaatcaattgtaattattttttaataaaaagatgattaatttaatttttaaaattttaaaatcgaaCGGATCAAATGTTGAATCTTAATAATTATCCAAAGCATCCTAAATTTGGTTGTAAAATTTGTCCCAAATAAATTGGAACTTAATCCTGTTGGGTCAGAAGAAAAGCCCATTGGATCATCTAAAAGAAGTGAAATCCAACAGAATAAACCCAAAAACATTAACGAAatgagcaaaagaaaaagtaacggagtaatgtattgatagatatTGAGTTCACGAAACTCACGTGCCCCAAAAGAAGGTTCCAAAAAGTACAAAGTCCACACAAGCAAGCAGCCTAGCCAGATGTGTCTAAGTATTTGGTCCTCTCTGATTCACCCACCCAACACTCTCTGACACAAACCTCGATTCCCAAGAAGACCAAATTCCGCATTCCCCGACAAAAAGGCAAATTATGGATACCCGGAAATTGTCAGCTTTAGTCTCTTCCCTTGTCTCTCAACTCCTCTTATTGCttcccattttcttcaattctaCCAATTCCAATGATTTCGTTTCCGATAGGAACCTCTTTTCCGTTCTCAACTATTTGCTGTCGTCGCAAGAAATTGCCGCTACTCTCTCCTTCGTTTCTGTTTCCAGGAAACGGAAGAGAACCCAATGTTCAGAATCTGATTCTGAGCCCATTGTTGAAGAGAGGGACCAGGAACTCGGACATCGACTCGGAGATGACCGAGTCAGACTCGGCTTGACTCGGGATCCTGACTTGTTCAAAGCCTGCTTTAGAATGAAATCTTCCACCTTTGAGTGGCTCGCTGGATTGCTGGAGCCGCTGCTAGAGTGCCGTGACCCGGTTGGTTCACCGTTGAATCTATCGGCTGAGTTGCGGCTCGGTATTGGTTTATTCAGGTTAGCCACCGGCTCAAGTTACCCTGAAATCGCTCAAAGATTTGGGGTTTCCGAGTCAGTAACTCGTTTCTGTACTAAACATTTGTGCCGCGTCCTTTGCACCAATTTTCGATTTTGGGTTGCGTTTCCTAGTCCAGAGGAGCTAAAGTCAGTGTCTTTATCTTTTGAACAATTTACGGGGTTACCAAATTGTTGCGGTGTTATTGATTGCACTAGATTCAATATTGTAAATGAAAACAATGGAAGCATCGACAGCGTTGCTGCTCAGATAGTGGTGgattcatcatcaaaaatcTTGAGCATTGTCGCTGGTTTTAAAGGAGATAAGGGTGATTCTAGAGTCCTTAAATCTTCAACTCTGTATAAAGATGTTGAGGAAGGGAGGTTACTTAATTCAAGTCCAGTGCTTGTTAATGGAGTGGCGATAAATCAATATTTGGTTGGTGACGGAGCGTACCCTTTGCTTCCTTGGTTAATGGTACCTTTTGTTGATGTGGTTCCCGGGTCGAGTGAAGGGAAGTTCAATGTGGCACATCGTGCAATGCATGTTTCAGCATTGAAAACTATTGCTAGTTTGAAGAATTGgggaattttgaaaaaaccAATGGAGGAAGAGCTCAAGGCTGCGGTTGCTATAATTGGGGCTTGTTCAATTCTGCATAATATTTTGCTTATGAGGGAGGATGATTCTGCATTGTGTGAATTGGTGGGAGATTACTTGGTGCATGATCAGAGCTCTCAGTGCTATGGGGAAGCTAGCTTGGAGGAGAATTCAATTGGGAAAGAGGCTTCTGTTATTCGAGATGCATTGGCCACAGAAGCTAGAGAAGCTCATGTTTCAAGTTTAGGACGGCAACCCAGAGATTCGGTATAATTGCAGTTCAATTAGATTGCTAGATGCAGAGTTTAAATATTGCCGAATTTCGACCATTCATGAttcaacaattttgaaataggTAATTGACGATTCTTTTGCTCatctgaaataaaaaaaatgacatcTGGACTAGAGATTTTTTCTTCCCGGCATTACTCCTGTCACTAAGGACTCTTTCCCTTTGTctcttatttattttggtCTACCGATTGATTTTTGAAGATGGAATCTATTTCAGCTCCTCCATACATATCATAGGACAATGTAAGGAATTCTTTTGTctgattgttgtaggttggATGGTAGCTATTTTAATACAATAGAAAGcgtgttctttcttttctagtGCAACAAAGTCTTTTACTCTCAACTGAGAAGTAAAATGGCAGATTATGAATGACACATTGCCAAGTAAGTGACATGGTTCCTTGTAAAGACATAAAGGAGAATATGGATAATTGTAATGGTTATAGATTGCTCTAAGCAAAAACATGATAAGCTGTGGCCTTGGTTTAACTGAAATATGTTATAAGATGGAGAGAATTTGGCACGGTCAACTCATTTCTTGCAATCAGTTTTCTCTGGTGGGTGTGCTTGAACACAAACCCATAGTGAAATGTAGCTTCCAGTGCCTCCACTCCTTGACCATTATGGGGCTTTATACCAAATGGGGTGACCCTGCAATCCCAGAACCACGTTCACCAGCGTATTGTTCTAGAATACAGTTCAGTTTTGGGATGAATACTTGCAAAATGTTTATTGGCGATTTGTTGcttaaaaatatcatatctttgcatatttttcaattgCCAAAACCTCACATCTCGCATCTGAAGTCTCAAGAAAACTTGAAACACCTCTGTTTTGATGTACTTGAAGTTTGGCTGTATGATTATGTAGCTTACCAGTAGCTGTTAAGCTTCTAATTGctctcaaaattaatttcaagcTAACTTGTGTATCTGCTATCATCTTCTATCTTCCCAGTAGAGGTTTAAAAAACCAGCATTCTTCATGATACCATAATCAAAATCTCATAGATTTTGCTGTACTGAAATAAAGTTTGGAACTCATGAATAGCGAGAAAAGCAGTGTAATTTTATGGATCAGGCTGCAGCTAGAAGATTTCTGATTGTAGGTGATCATATTATGAGAGAAAACATGATTGCCAACTGATACTGCGGCATGTGTAAGAACACTGGTGCAAATCGGGGAGCGTATTTTGATCCCAAGCCTTGGCCATTGTGGCTTGAAATTTTGTGGTCTTTGTTTCAAGCTATATACTCTGGCGGAGTCAAAGGCTGTTTTGGCTACAAAGAAAGACTGCATGAATTGGAGTTTATTTCCATTAATATGATCTCTAATGTAGTATCTTGAAAGACTTAGTCAATTCTTTCAATGATCTGGGGTCTGGAAATTAAGGAATAACCATACCTCCCAAGGACTTCAGCTTTGCTTTTCCTATGCTTAAACTGTACTCCTGTCTTTTGAGTACTCTCCATAGATGATTATACATGTATATTTATACACACACCCAGATTGGTTTCTCTTCAAGagctctttttttctttttgagaaaattatgaaaaataacttttcttgataaaagcatttaaaaaataaccataaaaataaatttaattatttttaactataTTTAACCATGACTTaataaaaatacccttaaaattatttcaaataaattaaaccattcatcacaatttttcctccatttgtgctttcgatttctctctcatcATCCCACTCTTTCTAAGTATATCGATTTCTCTCTTCAGCATTCATATGCTATACTcccgatttctctctctcgcgttttcagatttctctttcttgtGCTTTCAAGATACCAAAAGATGGTTTTGATATGGTTGGATGGATggttatttgagaaatttgatttttaagtattttagataaaactaaaatggtAGAAATAATCAGAGATATTTGAAATAGCTTTGAATTGGATCAATTTGAGACTTAGGCactaataaattcaaaaatttaaaatttataaatctaaatttttttaaaaaaaaatttcgatTTTAAGTCGAAATAGATGCtttaaattagaaaatttatgttttgatttatgaaaacatgttagaaacactttaatGGATgccaaattgtcaaaaaaataaaaagaaatgaagagagttgagaagatttgaagttttggttcgtaagtaataaaaacattttagATATTAagtgtaacaataatatttttttaacatgacgCACAataatagtattttttttttcaatatgacatgtaacaatCTAACTATGAAATGTCACATGTTTTTTATACATGACGTGTAGCAATCtaaccatgacgtgtcacatatttttgtatatgacgtgtaacaacttaACAATGACGTGCAACAACCTAATCATGAcatgtaacatgtttttgtacttGATGTGTAATAACATAATCATGAATATAACGTGTTTTTATACATTACGTGTAACATCATGatgtataattttattaagggtaattttatctaatttaattaaaattaactaaaattataaaaaaaagttatatttaaaaatattttatttataaggattatttttaaaatattttttttattttttgtattttttctatttagaCAGTTTACAAACACACACACAGAGAAAGAAGTCTAATTTGAAGTAAAAGTCGTTGAAATTTGTAGTGCCTGCAAACAGTCAACGCCCTCATTTTTTGACCCCGTGAGATAATTGTGGACTTCCACAGTGCAACTAATAGCTGCCtaagcttctttttcttgaatatTAAAGGTAAATTATGGGATTTGGTAAGATTCGAAACAGTTCTAATACTAATACTCTCTCTGACTGTATAATCACGtgcattattaaatttgactTCTTTAGTTTTTAGGGAATTCTTGAAcgatttgattttataatatatacacACTTGTTCGCAGGAATTgtgttttttcctttgaatCTATAGGGGAAGTGGACCTCTAAACAAAATCATGAATTAACtagaaaggaaaatatatagaGAAACAGGTCTGAACATTTCTTCCCTTTTGTTGTTACTCAGTTCATGTGCATGGGTTCATTTCTTTAGGATCTGTTATATGGCTACTTGTCTAGATAGGATTCTTTTCTTCTGTGTTTTTAAAAGGTTCGGCTAACGATCCCAAGTCAAAACCCTCTAGAAAATTTAGGATTATTTAGTCTTTAACAtctgattttttatttatttgatgttTGATTCAATTCTAGAAGCGCATTGAAAAATCTAAACGTACGACACTGTTTAAGACGATTGGCAAGAATTAATACTGGCCACACGAATCTGCAAAGTTCGGTAGAAAATTGACAAAAAGTTGTCAAGTACAAGTACGAAAGGCAAACGTTGAAGATAGAGAAGGATGGTGTGGGCTCGTTATAGCTTAAGTGCCAATATGCCTCTAGCTTAATGATAAAGGGTTAGGTAATTGGGAAGGTCCCTTTAAGAGAAAGCTACGGACTACGTGCCATCTTCatcattaaaacaaaaatagacaAAACAGCTGCTTTAGTGGCTGCCTATTAtcacaagagaaaaagaagcgGGCAACCCCAtcagaaagagagagaaaggcaAAAGGTTTTTAGCAACGAAGCTTTGACTCAAACCCAATGGACTGTCCCATCTTTCACCAAACGCGGTATTCAATTTGACAAACCACTCCCCACAGCATTttctcattataattaattacatgCCCTTGCCTAGAGTATAAGTTGAGGAAGGAGTCTTTATTAGCTtctaattttgtaattaaaccTTAGTGCTTTTTGAGAAACATTTGAGTACTGATGAAATTAAGACGGAAATGAGAGCAAAATTGTGACATTATCCTTGAAATAAACCATGGCGGTGTGTCGTTTCTTCTTCAGAATATAAATCGTAACGTTTGGCCAACAATACTGCCTTTTCTGTGCATGAATTCAAGAGAAGCCTCTGGTAAGGCAAACTTGTTTCAATTTCTTAATCTTTTAACCCCTTTTTTTCATTCACTTTGGGTAGAAAAAGCTTCAGTGTCATTGTCACATTGGAGGACAAATGGTGCATTTCGACCTAAATTTGAAGCTTCATTATGGTAGGCACCACTGAAAGCAAAGAGGAGAAATTTCAAAGACAAATGGAGCACTCAATTTGTTTTTCCAGGATAATGTAGTTCGTTAAAAACAATACGTAATTTACAAACGAAAAGAAGCCCTTACCcatgaaaagaataaagaaaaaaaaatgttgctAAATGTAACTTGATTTTGCTGCTCAAAACCAGTTTACCTCCTTATCCATGACCAACTTCCTTTAGATTCTTCTCCCCCTCTTTTCTACATCTCTTCCCCCATTCACCAACCTCTTACCAACTCCCATTTGCCTCGCATATACATAAACCAACAACAAAGTTGGTGGAACCCACCACTACCATCCACTCAAAAACTTACTAATACCACCTCTTGAATAATTCTTCCTAATcttgataagaaaaaattgtCCACGGAAACTAAGCTGCCCtgcttttaatttgataacTAATCAACTAACTTGTCATTAGAGGAGCACTGCTACTATATTTTTGAAGTAAAGATGAATTAGTAATTTGACTAAACATAATGGTATCTATAACTAAACAGATGAGCATTTTCTAAATATATATGGTGCTAATCCTGTACATGTATCAATAAATTTCTTGAATGTACAATTATCTCACTATAGAAATCTctttactccaataagtcattTAGGTTCAAATTACTTAAATTTGGTATATTGTAAAGCTCAAGGAAGCAAAAATATGCTCTCATTATTGGTGGACTCACCTCATCATTAAGTCATGACCCATTTGGTTTACTTTCGACCTGTACCACTGCCACAGGGTGAAAGAATGGGACCCAATTCAGACTCATGAGATTTTGGGGGTTCACCAACCCCCGACCGGGTTGGCAGGCAGCCCAACCACAAAAAAACGCGGTCTAAACCGGATTTTCGACCTCCATATAAGCCTATTGGATGTCCTCTCCCAACTCAGGTTACCTTTACAAGGGAATCAAAGCTCTCTCAATCCAGAAAAACAGAGAAGCAACAGAGTAACCTTTGGAGATTTGTACCAATGGCAACTAATACCCAAGAGCAGCAATCTCAGGCTGGTAGGCACCAGGAGGTTGGCCACAAGAGTCTTTTGCAAAGTGATGCCCTTTATCAGGTATCATCATTAACTCTTAAGTATccaaatttttgttttgactATGTTGAACCtttcatttttaatcaatGTTTTGAcattagtttttgattttattaatgGGATTTTGGTTTTGCAGTATATCCTTGAGACGAGTGTGTACCCAAGAGAGCCTGAACCCATGAAGGAGCTTAGAGAATTGACTGCCAAGCATCCATGGTTCGTTCTTGATTCAGATTCTCGAATTATCATTACTCTACATCTATGGGCCTCCTTCGTtggtttttttatatatatatttgtccTTTTTCTGGTTTGGGATTTTAAGTATTGTTGGTTTGACTGGAATGATATGGAAACAGGAATCTCATGACTACATCAGCTGATGAAGGGCAATTCTTGAACATGCTTCTTAAGCTGATCAATGCCAAGAACACCATGGAGATTGGCGTCTACACTGGCTACTCTCTCTTAGCCACAGCCCTTGCTCTCCCTGACGATGGAAAGGTGGTTAAAGATTTAACAGACAAAAAATGCCCTTATCCCGCAGACTAAATATCAGACACACAAAAAAAGCAGTCCTTAAATGACACAGGATATTAAACTCACGGTCTTTTTAATGTTGCAGATCTTGGCCATGGACATTAACAGAGAAAACTACGAGTTGGGTCTGCCTGTAATCCAAAAGGCTGGTGTCGCGCACAAAATTGATTTCAAAGAGGGCCCTGCTATGCCAGCTCTTGATCAATTAGTCGAAGATGTAAATTTCACGAAAC containing:
- the LOC18607957 gene encoding putative nuclease HARBI1; translation: MDTRKLSALVSSLVSQLLLLLPIFFNSTNSNDFVSDRNLFSVLNYLLSSQEIAATLSFVSVSRKRKRTQCSESDSEPIVEERDQELGHRLGDDRVRLGLTRDPDLFKACFRMKSSTFEWLAGLLEPLLECRDPVGSPLNLSAELRLGIGLFRLATGSSYPEIAQRFGVSESVTRFCTKHLCRVLCTNFRFWVAFPSPEELKSVSLSFEQFTGLPNCCGVIDCTRFNIVNENNGSIDSVAAQIVVDSSSKILSIVAGFKGDKGDSRVLKSSTLYKDVEEGRLLNSSPVLVNGVAINQYLVGDGAYPLLPWLMVPFVDVVPGSSEGKFNVAHRAMHVSALKTIASLKNWGILKKPMEEELKAAVAIIGACSILHNILLMREDDSALCELVGDYLVHDQSSQCYGEASLEENSIGKEASVIRDALATEAREAHVSSLGRQPRDSV
- the LOC18607959 gene encoding caffeoyl-CoA O-methyltransferase; this encodes MATNTQEQQSQAGRHQEVGHKSLLQSDALYQYILETSVYPREPEPMKELRELTAKHPWNLMTTSADEGQFLNMLLKLINAKNTMEIGVYTGYSLLATALALPDDGKILAMDINRENYELGLPVIQKAGVAHKIDFKEGPAMPALDQLVEDEKNHGSFDFVFVDADKDNYINYHKRLIELVKVGGLIGYDNTLWNGSVVAPPDAPLRKYVRYYRDFVLELNKALAADPRIEICMLPVGDGITLCRRVK